The window CGAATTTCATCTGGTTCAGCCCCTCCGGAAAGGGCAGGTTCGCCACCGACGGCAAGGGAACCCTGCACAACGGCATTAATTTCACCTGGAAAGGTAGAGGCGTTCTCCCGTCTGTGACCGAATATTACCGCGCGCATACACCCGCTTCCACGCTCAAGCCCGGCGATTTCGACTGGGACAAATTCTTCGCCCAGGGTGTGCGCTGGTTCAACACCGGCGGGATATTCTCCTGTATTGGGCGAGAGACAGCCGATTTCGCACTGGAAGCCATGAAAGCTGCCG is drawn from Candidatus Latescibacter sp. and contains these coding sequences:
- a CDS encoding PfkB family carbohydrate kinase, whose amino-acid sequence is MASTFTFKPVAETKYDLASLGEVMMRFDPGDVPSARARSARIWHGGGEVNVAEGIAYVFGMRAAAVTALVDDGIGRNIESQMKEAGVDTSNFIWFSPSGKGRFATDGKGTLHNGINFTWKGRGVLPSVTEYYRAHTPASTLKPGDFDWDKFFAQGVRWFNTGGIFSCIGRETADFALEAMKAA